Proteins from one Patescibacteria group bacterium genomic window:
- a CDS encoding ComEC family competence protein, translating to MSKSQGFLGVSFIFLALNFVWLLYFDNRENNPGFIFDNFYSFKAKVINTDKKIDGWNILVEPLDLDNFSGNILVYIPLYPEYYYGDVLELSGKVYKPEPIEDDEGKTFFYDKYLAKDNIYATCFRPKVKYISQDKGISFYIFQAKNYFWKNLDIYLREPASSLAKAMLLASRREIPGDTRNIFAQVGLSHVVAISGLHMAIIVWLVRSFLFAIGLSRKKAFWFLILILFLYLYLIGFPASAVRASLMLSILMLGPFLGRDTESIYSLVLAADIFVLLNPYLLLYDIGFQLSFLAVLGLLYYVKFFQKVLFFVPQKFKLREVMSVTLAAQIFTWPLIVYYFGIVSIVAPLANFLILPFLPLVLVFSLFLAGFGFWPFLAKLLAWPLFIILKIIVVLSFYLSQLPRAYIEVQDFSSFYMIFFLCFMFILTFIIKPQNYE from the coding sequence ATGAGCAAAAGCCAAGGCTTTTTAGGGGTTAGTTTTATTTTTTTGGCACTCAATTTTGTTTGGTTGCTATATTTTGACAATCGGGAAAATAATCCCGGTTTTATTTTTGATAATTTTTATAGTTTTAAAGCTAAAGTAATAAATACCGACAAAAAGATAGATGGTTGGAATATATTAGTAGAGCCTTTGGATTTAGATAATTTTTCCGGAAATATTTTAGTCTATATTCCTTTGTATCCAGAGTATTATTATGGTGATGTTTTAGAACTATCAGGCAAAGTTTACAAACCAGAGCCAATAGAGGATGATGAAGGCAAAACATTTTTTTATGATAAATATTTAGCCAAGGACAATATATATGCTACTTGTTTTCGTCCAAAGGTAAAATATATTTCTCAAGATAAAGGTATTTCTTTTTATATTTTTCAAGCCAAAAATTATTTTTGGAAAAATCTTGACATTTATCTTCGTGAGCCGGCTTCATCACTAGCCAAGGCTATGCTTCTGGCCAGTCGTCGGGAAATACCTGGTGATACCAGAAATATTTTTGCTCAAGTGGGCCTGAGTCATGTGGTAGCTATTTCCGGACTGCATATGGCTATTATAGTTTGGCTAGTCAGGAGTTTTTTGTTTGCTATTGGTTTGTCTAGAAAAAAAGCCTTTTGGTTTTTAATTTTAATATTATTTTTATATTTATATTTGATAGGATTTCCAGCTTCGGCAGTTCGAGCCAGTTTGATGCTATCTATATTAATGTTAGGGCCTTTTTTGGGCAGGGATACAGAATCTATATATAGCCTTGTTTTGGCTGCTGATATATTTGTCTTACTCAATCCATATTTACTTTTATATGATATAGGTTTTCAATTGTCATTTTTGGCAGTCTTGGGTTTGCTTTATTATGTAAAATTTTTCCAGAAAGTTTTGTTTTTTGTACCCCAAAAATTTAAGTTGAGAGAAGTAATGTCTGTGACCCTAGCCGCTCAAATATTTACCTGGCCTTTGATTGTTTATTATTTTGGTATTGTGTCAATTGTAGCGCCCTTGGCTAATTTTTTGATTTTGCCCTTTTTGCCATTGGTTTTGGTATTTAGTCTGTTTTTAGCGGGGTTTGGTTTTTGGCCATTTTTGGCAAAATTATTAGCTTGGCCGCTTTTTATTATTTTAAAGATAATTGTTGTCTTATCTTTTTATCTTTCCCAATTACCCAGGGCTTATATTGAAGTACAAGATTTCAGTAGTTTTTATATGATTTTTTTTCTTTGTTTTATGTTTATTTTGACTTTTATAATTAAGCCTCAAAATTATGAATAA
- a CDS encoding GIY-YIG nuclease family protein, with protein sequence MNKEYYVYILTNQNNNVMYIGVTGDLINRIKQHKNKDIIGFTKPYNVIKLVYYEVYQHMHDAICREKQLKNWHRDWKNNLVESVNKKWEDISDDFL encoded by the coding sequence ATGAATAAAGAATATTATGTTTATATTTTAACTAATCAAAATAATAATGTTATGTATATTGGTGTCACTGGCGATTTAATAAATAGGATAAAACAACACAAAAATAAAGATATTATTGGTTTTACTAAGCCATATAATGTTATAAAGCTGGTTTATTATGAGGTATATCAGCATATGCATGATGCTATTTGTAGAGAAAAACAATTAAAAAATTGGCATAGAGATTGGAAGAACAATTTAGTGGAATCGGTTAATAAAAAATGGGAGGATATTAGCGATGATTTTTTGTGA
- the prfB gene encoding peptide chain release factor 2 has product MEELRQKIEELKIKIDKALSILSLDKKKKDLEELKIYMSAPDFWSDQDRARNISTKASFLENSIHDWQELSQAVDSLMSLVKDKDAASLIKDISSGFDDLEKKYIDLSDELYLSGKYDNFPAILTINAGAGGVDAQDWAAMLERMYFRLAEQKDWKTNILFRSAGAEAGVKSVTFKIDGPQTYGYIKNEAGVHRLVRLSPYDADHARHTSFAMVEVLPELSEVDFIINEDDLKIDTFRASGHGGQSVNKSDSAVRITHLPTGIVVSCQNERSQMQNKKQAMSHLRSKLQKYFEAEKDEEKKSLKGEYTEAAWGNQIRSYVLHPYKMVKDHRTGFESTDPDKVLDGDLMPFIKAKLESDVKI; this is encoded by the coding sequence GTGGAAGAACTCCGTCAAAAAATAGAAGAACTTAAAATAAAGATAGATAAGGCCTTGTCTATCCTGTCTTTAGACAAGAAGAAAAAAGATTTGGAAGAATTAAAAATTTATATGTCAGCTCCTGATTTTTGGTCTGATCAAGACAGGGCTAGGAATATTAGTACTAAAGCTAGTTTTTTGGAAAATTCTATACACGATTGGCAGGAGTTGTCCCAAGCTGTGGATAGTCTGATGTCTTTAGTAAAGGATAAAGATGCGGCTAGTTTGATCAAAGACATAAGTTCTGGTTTTGATGACCTAGAAAAAAAATATATAGATCTGTCAGACGAGCTTTATTTGTCAGGAAAGTATGATAATTTTCCAGCGATATTGACTATCAACGCTGGAGCCGGGGGAGTGGACGCTCAAGATTGGGCAGCTATGCTGGAGCGTATGTATTTTAGATTAGCCGAGCAAAAAGATTGGAAAACAAATATTTTATTCCGTTCGGCTGGTGCCGAGGCTGGTGTAAAAAGTGTTACTTTTAAAATAGATGGTCCACAGACCTATGGGTATATAAAAAATGAGGCTGGTGTGCATAGATTAGTTAGACTTTCGCCTTATGATGCTGATCATGCTCGTCACACTTCCTTTGCTATGGTGGAAGTATTACCTGAGTTATCAGAAGTTGATTTTATTATTAATGAAGATGATCTAAAGATAGACACTTTTAGAGCTTCAGGGCATGGTGGCCAGTCAGTCAATAAAAGTGACAGTGCTGTTCGTATCACTCATTTACCGACTGGTATTGTGGTTTCATGTCAAAATGAGCGCTCACAGATGCAAAATAAAAAACAGGCAATGAGCCACCTCAGGAGCAAGCTGCAAAAATATTTTGAAGCCGAAAAAGATGAAGAAAAAAAATCTCTAAAAGGTGAATATACAGAAGCTGCTTGGGGTAATCAGATTCGTTCTTATGTTTTACATCCTTATAAAATGGTAAAAGATCATCGAACTGGTTTTGAATCCACTGATCCAGATAAGGTATTAGATGGTGATTTGATGCCTTTTATAAAAGCCAAGTTGGAATCAGACGTCAAAATATAA